One Myotis daubentonii chromosome 12, mMyoDau2.1, whole genome shotgun sequence genomic region harbors:
- the CRIPT gene encoding cysteine-rich PDZ-binding protein → MVCEKCEKKLGTVITPDTWKDGARNTTESGGRKLNENKALTSKKARFDPYGKNKFSTCRICKSSVHQPGSNYCQGCAYKKGICAMCGKKVLDTKNYKQTSV, encoded by the exons ATGGTGTGCGAAAAAT GTGAAAAGAAACTTGGTACTGTTATCACTCCAGATACATGGAAAGATGGTGCAAGGAATACCACAG AAAGTGGTGGAAgaaaactgaatgaaaataaagcttTGACCTCAAAAAAAGCAAG aTTCGATCCATATGGGAAGAATAAGTTCTCCACTTGCAGAATTTGCAAAAGTTCTGTGCACCAACCGGGTTCTAATTACTGCCAGGGCTGTGCGTACAAAAAGG gCATCTGTGCAATGTGTGGGAAAAAGGTGTTGGATACCAAAAACTACAAGCAAACATCTGTCTAG